One bacterium DNA segment encodes these proteins:
- a CDS encoding PEP-CTERM sorting domain-containing protein (PEP-CTERM proteins occur, often in large numbers, in the proteomes of bacteria that also encode an exosortase, a predicted intramembrane cysteine proteinase. The presence of a PEP-CTERM domain at a protein's C-terminus predicts cleavage within the sorting domain, followed by covalent anchoring to some some component of the (usually Gram-negative) cell surface. Many PEP-CTERM proteins exhibit an unusual sequence composition that includes large numbers of potential glycosylation sites. Expression of one such protein has been shown restore the ability of a bacterium to form floc, a type of biofilm.), whose product MKFHDSTRPALRLAAALLFLAPSAALALTQTYVLSDLHGHYERGLRGEPLPESPESRRMTVDLGTRWSRIDSISVSVLGDGRHARVGYASDPKGAHERLPPSLLIQLGRGDSEPIRLVFADLAFTDHPTWQTTVLDDPRGEPPYGFALEGRLDLSVFLGGFLVAGTDYRQIFEDSSLFVKQFELTVTGQPIPEPGTGLLLVGGLALLASRNRA is encoded by the coding sequence GTGAAATTTCACGACTCGACCCGTCCCGCCCTGCGCCTGGCCGCTGCGCTCCTCTTCCTCGCACCGAGTGCAGCGCTGGCCCTCACGCAGACGTACGTCCTCTCCGACCTCCACGGCCATTACGAGCGTGGCCTCCGCGGAGAACCGCTGCCCGAGTCACCGGAATCCCGGCGGATGACCGTCGACCTCGGCACCCGATGGAGCCGCATCGATTCGATCTCCGTCTCGGTACTCGGCGATGGGCGCCATGCGCGCGTCGGCTACGCCTCGGACCCGAAGGGCGCGCACGAGCGGCTCCCGCCCAGCCTGTTGATCCAGCTCGGCCGCGGCGACTCCGAGCCGATCCGGCTCGTCTTCGCGGACCTCGCGTTCACCGATCACCCGACCTGGCAGACCACCGTCCTGGACGACCCACGCGGGGAACCGCCGTACGGATTCGCGCTCGAGGGCCGCCTCGATCTGAGCGTCTTCCTCGGCGGGTTCCTCGTCGCGGGAACGGACTACAGACAGATCTTCGAAGACAGCAGCCTGTTCGTGAAGCAGTTCGAGCTCACGGTGACCGGCCAGCCCATTCCCGAGCCGGGCACGGGCCTGCTCCTGGTCGGCGGCCTCGCCCTGCTCGCGAGCCGCAACCGCGCCTGA
- a CDS encoding TonB-dependent receptor, translated as MSTHAPRPTCFDRPASRWLPALTAFLLAAAGVIGPASAHEGEDGVESMVVFGRADEQLGTARAASEGRIAGADLELRPLARTGELLEVIPGLIATQHSGPGKGNQLFLRGFNLDHGTDFAAHFDGVPVNFRSHGHGQGYLDLNFVIPELIETIDFRKGPYRADVGDFASAGASFLRSRDQLPESIASLTIGEDRWVRGLVAANLEVPTGEALVALEGRTYDDPYRLDADLLHINAFAKWTVPLGDGTLRASLLGYHAEWFSTDQIPRRAVESGDVSRLGFIDPDLGGETTRVSANLEWASEGEDPLRLSTYLIYYRLKLFSNFTYFLEPDGLGDQLAQRDQRIAWGARAERDLSADFLGTTVDFGFGAETRLDHIPEVGLYRSQARQRFQTVREDEVTEVSGSAWAEAVWTPVEWMTWTAGVRGDLFGFDVDTKAGQGAFTNGGGEVDGLVSPKLSLTLRPAEPFEIYLNAGGGFHSNDARGTTIRIDPATPTPEIVSPVDPLARQWGAEAGARWQPDRRFHVTGAFWWLHSESELVFVGDGGFTEPQGGSRRYGVELTAFLRPLHWLAFDGSYAWSNADFRNTRSGMDRIPGAIETVVSAGVTLTNGPWSGSLRVRHFGAYPLNEGNTQRAGGTTLVNLGGHYDWMQLRFSLSVLNLFDSKDSDIEYFFESQLQTEAAPEEDVHFHPVPPRQVRATVTARF; from the coding sequence ATGTCGACCCACGCGCCCCGACCGACCTGCTTCGATCGCCCCGCCTCTCGATGGCTGCCTGCTCTGACGGCGTTCCTGCTTGCCGCGGCGGGCGTGATCGGGCCCGCCTCCGCGCACGAAGGCGAGGACGGCGTCGAGTCGATGGTCGTCTTCGGACGAGCGGACGAGCAGCTCGGCACCGCGAGGGCAGCCTCGGAGGGCCGCATCGCCGGGGCCGATCTCGAGCTGCGGCCCCTCGCACGGACGGGTGAGCTCCTCGAGGTCATCCCCGGCCTGATCGCGACGCAGCACTCGGGGCCGGGCAAGGGCAATCAGCTCTTCCTCCGCGGCTTCAACCTGGACCACGGCACGGACTTCGCGGCGCACTTCGACGGTGTCCCCGTGAACTTCCGAAGTCATGGCCACGGCCAGGGCTATCTCGACCTGAACTTCGTGATCCCGGAGCTGATCGAGACGATCGATTTCCGGAAGGGGCCGTATCGGGCCGACGTCGGGGACTTCGCCTCGGCGGGCGCGTCCTTCCTGCGCTCGCGGGACCAGCTCCCCGAGTCGATCGCGTCGCTCACGATCGGCGAGGATCGCTGGGTCCGCGGGCTGGTCGCGGCGAACCTCGAAGTGCCCACGGGCGAGGCCCTCGTGGCCCTCGAAGGCCGAACCTACGACGATCCGTACCGGCTCGACGCGGACCTGCTGCACATCAACGCGTTCGCCAAGTGGACGGTTCCCCTCGGCGACGGCACGCTCCGCGCTTCGCTGCTGGGCTACCACGCCGAGTGGTTCTCGACGGACCAGATTCCGCGACGTGCGGTGGAGTCCGGCGACGTCTCGCGGCTCGGCTTCATCGATCCGGACCTCGGTGGCGAGACGACGCGCGTGAGCGCCAACCTCGAATGGGCCAGCGAGGGCGAGGATCCGCTGCGGCTCTCGACCTACCTGATCTACTACCGGCTCAAGCTCTTCTCGAACTTCACGTACTTCCTGGAACCGGACGGGCTGGGCGACCAGCTGGCGCAGCGCGACCAACGCATCGCCTGGGGCGCGCGGGCGGAGCGCGACCTCTCGGCCGACTTCCTCGGCACGACCGTCGATTTCGGGTTCGGCGCCGAGACGCGGCTGGACCACATTCCCGAGGTCGGTCTCTATCGGAGCCAGGCGCGTCAGCGCTTCCAGACCGTTCGCGAGGACGAGGTCACCGAAGTGTCCGGCTCCGCCTGGGCCGAGGCGGTCTGGACGCCCGTCGAATGGATGACCTGGACCGCGGGCGTCCGCGGCGACCTCTTCGGCTTCGACGTGGACACGAAGGCCGGGCAGGGCGCCTTCACGAACGGAGGCGGCGAGGTCGACGGGCTGGTCAGCCCCAAGCTCTCGCTCACGCTGCGGCCCGCGGAGCCCTTCGAGATCTACCTGAACGCGGGGGGCGGCTTCCACTCGAACGACGCCCGCGGCACGACGATCCGGATCGACCCGGCCACGCCGACCCCCGAGATCGTCTCCCCGGTGGATCCCCTCGCGCGTCAGTGGGGCGCCGAGGCCGGTGCGCGCTGGCAGCCCGATCGCCGCTTCCACGTGACCGGGGCCTTCTGGTGGCTGCACTCCGAGTCCGAGCTCGTCTTCGTCGGCGACGGCGGCTTCACCGAGCCCCAGGGCGGCAGCCGTCGCTACGGCGTCGAGCTGACCGCGTTCCTGCGTCCGCTCCACTGGCTGGCCTTCGACGGCAGCTACGCCTGGTCGAACGCCGACTTCAGGAACACGCGAAGCGGTATGGACCGGATTCCGGGGGCGATCGAGACGGTCGTGTCCGCCGGCGTCACGCTCACCAACGGGCCCTGGTCGGGCAGCCTGCGCGTCCGTCATTTCGGGGCGTATCCGCTGAACGAAGGGAACACCCAGCGAGCGGGCGGCACGACGCTCGTGAACCTCGGTGGCCACTACGACTGGATGCAGCTGCGCTTCAGCCTCTCCGTCCTGAACCTCTTCGATTCGAAGGACAGCGACATCGAGTACTTCTTCGAGTCCCAGCTCCAGACCGAGGCGGCGCCCGAGGAGGACGTCCACTTCCACCCGGTGCCGCCCCGCCAGGTGCGCGCGACGGTGACCGCGCGCTTCTGA
- a CDS encoding BlaI/MecI/CopY family transcriptional regulator, with product MTIEGEGRRAAELGPLEAAVMNSLWRTPDALDVESVHAQVAPQGRPVRNTVQSTLERLVKKGLVERTKHGRAYRYAARVERRAWFAGAVGALADALRSRPSQDLLAGFVDFAERTDPEALETLRRLVHERIDERGGGSSGGEEE from the coding sequence ATGACGATCGAAGGCGAGGGGCGGCGCGCGGCAGAGCTCGGACCGCTCGAGGCCGCGGTGATGAATTCGCTCTGGCGAACGCCCGATGCGCTCGACGTCGAGTCGGTCCATGCGCAGGTGGCGCCGCAGGGGCGCCCCGTCCGGAACACCGTTCAGTCGACCCTCGAGCGACTCGTGAAGAAGGGGCTGGTCGAACGCACCAAACACGGCCGCGCCTACCGCTACGCCGCGCGCGTCGAGCGCCGCGCCTGGTTCGCCGGCGCCGTCGGCGCCCTCGCCGACGCGCTTCGGTCCCGACCGAGCCAGGACCTCCTGGCCGGCTTCGTCGACTTCGCGGAGCGAACCGACCCCGAGGCGCTGGAGACGCTTCGGCGTCTCGTCCACGAGCGCATCGACGAGCGAGGGGGCGGATCAAGCGGAGGGGAGGAGGAATGA
- the leuB gene encoding 3-isopropylmalate dehydrogenase — protein MAEKIILLPGDGIGPEVTEQARLVLEKAGASAGLSFEFEEELIGGCSIDAHGTPLRDEVIEKCRGSRSVLLGAVGGPKWDDMPVDIRPEKGLLGIRKALGLFANLRPAQVMPALVNASALRPDIVEGVDMLVVRELTGGIYFGEPRGRSGEKGNRSAINAMVYDEHEVERITRVAFEQARLRRNHVTHVHKANVLDVSQLWVEVVDEVAQDYPDVELAHQLVDSCAMLLVQEPKRFDVIVTGNLFGDILSDEAAMITGSLGMLPSASLAEGGFGLFEPVHGSAPDIAGKDLANPLAAIQSAAMLLETAFGAKDAAGAIRQAVADVLDAGHRSGDLLLPGESRETVGCKRMGELVLEALA, from the coding sequence GTGGCAGAGAAGATCATTTTGCTCCCCGGCGACGGCATCGGCCCCGAGGTGACCGAGCAGGCGCGCCTCGTCCTCGAGAAGGCGGGCGCCTCCGCGGGCCTCTCCTTCGAGTTCGAGGAGGAGCTGATCGGCGGCTGCTCGATCGACGCCCACGGCACGCCGCTGCGCGACGAGGTGATCGAGAAGTGCCGAGGGAGCCGTTCGGTCCTGCTCGGCGCGGTCGGTGGCCCCAAGTGGGACGACATGCCCGTCGACATCCGTCCCGAGAAGGGGCTGCTCGGGATCCGCAAGGCGCTCGGACTCTTCGCGAACCTCCGCCCGGCGCAGGTGATGCCCGCTCTCGTCAACGCGTCGGCGCTCCGCCCCGACATCGTCGAGGGCGTCGACATGCTCGTGGTCCGGGAGCTGACCGGCGGGATCTACTTCGGCGAGCCGCGCGGTCGGTCGGGAGAGAAGGGCAACCGATCCGCCATCAACGCGATGGTCTACGACGAGCACGAGGTCGAGCGCATCACGCGCGTCGCCTTCGAGCAGGCGCGGCTCCGTCGCAACCACGTGACCCACGTGCACAAGGCGAACGTCCTCGACGTGTCGCAGCTGTGGGTGGAGGTCGTGGACGAGGTCGCCCAGGACTACCCGGACGTCGAGCTGGCGCATCAGCTCGTCGACTCCTGCGCGATGCTCCTCGTCCAGGAGCCGAAGCGCTTCGACGTGATCGTGACCGGCAACCTCTTCGGCGACATCCTGTCCGACGAGGCCGCGATGATCACCGGCTCCCTCGGCATGCTTCCTTCTGCGTCGCTCGCCGAGGGCGGGTTCGGCCTCTTCGAGCCGGTCCACGGCTCGGCCCCGGACATCGCCGGCAAGGATCTCGCGAACCCGCTCGCCGCGATCCAGAGCGCGGCGATGCTCCTCGAGACGGCGTTCGGCGCGAAGGACGCGGCCGGGGCGATCCGCCAGGCGGTCGCCGACGTGCTCGACGCCGGCCATCGCAGCGGCGATCTGCTGCTCCCGGGCGAGTCGCGCGAAACGGTGGGCTGCAAGCGGATGGGCGAGCTCGTGCTGGAGGCCCTCGCGTAG
- the rpsI gene encoding 30S ribosomal protein S9, protein MSSSAPAAGAVIQATGKRKSAIARVRLKLGSGQITVNGKSMDEYFPREALQILVRGPFEKTESVGRYDIDANLCGGGVAGQAGALRHGIARAIEKLDETQRGTLKRAGYLTRDPRKKERKKYGQKGARARFQFSKR, encoded by the coding sequence ATGTCTAGCTCTGCACCGGCCGCAGGCGCCGTCATCCAGGCCACCGGCAAGCGCAAGAGCGCGATCGCCCGCGTTCGTCTCAAGCTCGGCTCCGGCCAGATCACCGTCAACGGCAAGTCCATGGACGAGTACTTCCCCCGCGAAGCGCTCCAGATCCTGGTCCGCGGCCCCTTCGAGAAGACCGAGTCCGTCGGCCGCTACGACATCGACGCGAACCTCTGCGGCGGTGGCGTCGCCGGCCAGGCCGGCGCCCTGCGCCACGGCATCGCCCGCGCCATCGAGAAGCTCGACGAGACCCAGCGCGGCACCCTCAAGCGCGCCGGCTACCTGACGCGCGACCCGCGAAAGAAGGAGCGCAAGAAGTACGGACAGAAGGGCGCTCGCGCGCGCTTCCAGTTCAGCAAGCGCTGA
- a CDS encoding M56 family metallopeptidase, whose amino-acid sequence MTTTLALAALAWLVVLGAIGSFARFAWPRLARHLADQPPTRRYRAALSFALAPLPLAATVVLLVLLPGVLGLAWAGLDHCLHHADHVHLCLVHGFEIASLWVAVPVLLTIVWVGLATLDRQRKDAPANRALRALESVAGAGDASSLCLVDTAAPLALTHGRWRPRTLVSRTLAGALAPDEWDALLAHERAHVRRAEPFWRWLAQLGATALPASTRNEVLDALVLASEQICDAEAARRTDPLAVARAILRVERLMSATPAPSFSTVGIADGGVAARIDTLLAPEAPGPAPTASAPWAVGLGLFALAGGLGSLLHHVAEHALSHALGG is encoded by the coding sequence ATGACGACGACCCTCGCCCTCGCAGCCCTCGCCTGGCTCGTCGTGCTCGGCGCGATCGGATCGTTCGCCCGCTTCGCCTGGCCTCGACTCGCACGCCACCTCGCCGACCAGCCTCCCACCCGCCGCTACCGCGCGGCGCTGTCCTTCGCCCTCGCGCCGCTCCCGCTCGCCGCGACCGTCGTCCTGCTCGTGCTCCTGCCGGGCGTGCTCGGCCTCGCCTGGGCGGGCCTCGACCATTGCCTCCATCACGCCGACCACGTCCATCTCTGTCTGGTCCACGGCTTCGAGATCGCGAGCCTCTGGGTCGCCGTCCCGGTCCTCCTCACGATCGTCTGGGTCGGCCTGGCGACGCTCGATCGCCAGCGGAAGGACGCGCCCGCGAACCGCGCGCTGCGCGCCCTCGAGTCCGTCGCAGGCGCGGGCGACGCCTCCTCCCTCTGTCTCGTCGACACCGCCGCCCCCCTGGCGTTGACCCACGGCCGCTGGCGCCCGCGGACCCTCGTCTCGCGCACGCTCGCCGGGGCCCTCGCGCCGGACGAATGGGATGCGCTGCTCGCCCACGAGCGAGCGCACGTCCGCCGCGCGGAGCCCTTCTGGCGCTGGCTGGCGCAGCTCGGCGCCACGGCGCTCCCGGCCTCGACCCGAAACGAAGTGCTCGACGCGCTCGTCCTCGCGAGCGAACAGATCTGTGACGCGGAAGCAGCGCGACGGACCGATCCGCTGGCCGTCGCCCGCGCGATCCTCCGCGTGGAACGTCTGATGTCCGCGACGCCCGCGCCTTCGTTCTCGACGGTCGGGATCGCCGACGGCGGCGTCGCCGCGCGGATCGACACGCTCCTGGCTCCGGAAGCGCCGGGCCCGGCGCCCACGGCCTCCGCCCCCTGGGCCGTCGGCCTGGGACTCTTCGCGCTCGCCGGAGGGCTCGGCTCCCTGCTCCATCACGTCGCCGAACACGCCCTGTCCCACGCCCTCGGCGGCTGA
- the rplM gene encoding 50S ribosomal protein L13 has translation MANRAFAATKSVSSDEVDREWYVVDAEDLVLGRLATRIATVLRGKHKPSFTPHSDTGDHVIVVNADKVQLTGRKREQKTYYRHSGYMGGIKSITADKLLASAHSDRVVRNAVRGMLPKNSLGRKMLSKLRVYAGPDHPHASQKPEELPNV, from the coding sequence ATGGCCAATCGAGCCTTTGCCGCGACGAAGAGCGTGAGCAGCGACGAGGTGGATCGCGAGTGGTACGTGGTCGATGCGGAGGACCTGGTCCTCGGCCGCCTCGCCACCCGGATCGCCACCGTCCTGCGCGGGAAGCACAAGCCCAGCTTCACGCCCCATTCCGATACCGGGGACCACGTGATCGTGGTGAACGCCGACAAGGTCCAGCTGACCGGGCGCAAGCGCGAGCAGAAGACCTACTACCGCCACTCCGGTTACATGGGCGGCATCAAGTCGATCACCGCGGACAAGCTCCTCGCCTCGGCCCACTCCGATCGCGTCGTGCGCAACGCCGTGCGGGGCATGCTCCCCAAGAACAGCCTCGGCCGGAAGATGCTCTCCAAGCTGCGCGTCTACGCCGGTCCCGATCATCCCCACGCCTCTCAGAAGCCCGAGGAACTCCCGAATGTCTAG
- the truA gene encoding tRNA pseudouridine(38-40) synthase TruA, producing MSAAAGGTRTFRLVLEYEGAGFEGWQVQAGARPARTVQGVLAEALESVTGRTPRVRGAGRTDAGVHAEGQVASVHVETGLVPERLQAALNARLPDDVAVRGLVEATPGWDALRAARGKHYRYRIWNGVQRSPLRAGTCWWVREPLDLEAIERAAQGFEGRHDFAAFQAAGSSVKTTARTVTRCAVFGETRGDVRLDVEGEGFLRHMVRNLAGTLVEIGRGRWPVERAAEILTSRDRGQAGPTAPAHGLCLIRVDDDGGLSPAGAAPAAQVDPVDCDGPVG from the coding sequence GTGAGCGCCGCCGCCGGCGGGACGCGCACGTTCCGTCTCGTCCTCGAGTACGAGGGCGCGGGCTTCGAGGGCTGGCAGGTCCAGGCCGGGGCGCGGCCCGCGCGGACGGTCCAGGGCGTGCTCGCCGAGGCCCTCGAGTCCGTGACGGGACGGACGCCTCGGGTGCGGGGCGCCGGCCGGACCGACGCCGGCGTCCACGCGGAGGGCCAGGTCGCGAGCGTCCACGTCGAGACCGGACTCGTCCCCGAGCGGCTCCAGGCGGCACTCAACGCACGCCTGCCCGACGACGTCGCCGTCCGGGGCCTCGTCGAGGCCACGCCAGGCTGGGACGCACTCAGGGCCGCGCGGGGCAAGCACTACCGATATCGGATCTGGAACGGCGTCCAGCGCTCACCGCTGCGGGCCGGCACCTGCTGGTGGGTTCGCGAGCCGCTCGATCTCGAGGCGATCGAGCGGGCCGCCCAGGGCTTCGAGGGGCGCCACGATTTCGCGGCCTTCCAGGCGGCGGGCTCCTCGGTCAAGACGACCGCCCGGACCGTCACGCGCTGTGCCGTCTTCGGGGAAACCCGCGGCGACGTCCGGCTCGACGTCGAGGGCGAGGGCTTCCTGCGCCACATGGTCCGGAATCTGGCCGGGACCCTCGTCGAGATCGGGCGGGGCCGCTGGCCGGTCGAACGGGCGGCGGAGATCCTGACCAGCCGGGATCGCGGCCAGGCCGGCCCGACGGCGCCCGCCCACGGGCTCTGCCTGATCCGGGTGGACGACGATGGGGGATTGTCCCCGGCGGGGGCGGCCCCGGCCGCGCAGGTCGATCCAGTTGACTGCGACGGTCCCGTCGGGTAA
- a CDS encoding CTP synthase — MSPRPTKYIFVTGGVMSSLGKGLASASIGALLEARSLKVTFLKLDPYLNVDPGTMNPFQHGEVYVTEDGAETDLDLGHYERFTTTVLGQVNNMTAGRIYDQVLSAERRGDYLGGTVQVIPHVTDAIKGAIRNASQDCDVILVEIGGTVGDIESLPFLEAIRQFRADAGRENCCFIHVAPVLYQSTAGEVKTKPVQHSVKELQTVGLAPDIILCRTDRFLEKGIKSKIALFCNVDEDAVITAKDVSSIYEVPLAFAKENLDEKIAQVLNMWTGRPDLRHWERLFNVQQNPERQIRIAMVGKYVDLTESYKSLNEALYHGGFACGNEVVIEYVDSEKLEDTAELAGYDGICVPHGFGSRGIEGKIRAIQYVRENEIPFLGICLGMQMACIEFGRNVVGLEGANSSEMVEDSPHPVIDILPEQKEVEDLGGTMRLGAYPCVLQPGSKAAEAYGRLQISERHRHRWEFNEDYKDRFQAAGMLFSGSSPDGRLVEVIEIPSHPFFVASQFHPEFKSKPFDPHPLFEAFVRAASKRATDPPKPPADQPE; from the coding sequence ATGAGTCCGCGACCGACCAAGTACATCTTCGTGACGGGCGGCGTGATGTCGTCTCTTGGTAAAGGCCTTGCTTCCGCGTCGATCGGCGCGCTGCTCGAGGCGAGGAGCCTCAAGGTCACGTTCCTGAAGCTCGACCCCTACCTGAACGTCGACCCGGGGACCATGAATCCGTTCCAGCACGGCGAGGTCTACGTGACCGAGGACGGCGCGGAGACGGACCTCGACCTCGGTCACTACGAGCGCTTCACGACGACGGTCCTCGGTCAGGTGAACAACATGACCGCCGGCCGGATCTACGACCAGGTGCTCTCGGCGGAGCGCCGCGGCGACTATCTCGGCGGGACCGTCCAGGTCATCCCCCACGTGACCGACGCGATCAAGGGGGCGATCCGGAACGCCAGCCAGGACTGCGACGTGATCCTCGTCGAGATCGGCGGCACGGTCGGCGACATCGAGTCGCTCCCCTTCCTCGAGGCCATCCGCCAGTTCCGCGCCGACGCGGGCCGCGAGAACTGCTGCTTCATCCACGTCGCCCCGGTGCTCTACCAGTCGACCGCCGGCGAGGTGAAGACGAAGCCCGTCCAGCACTCCGTGAAGGAGTTGCAGACCGTCGGCCTCGCCCCGGACATCATCCTCTGCAGGACCGACCGCTTCCTCGAGAAGGGCATCAAGAGCAAGATCGCGCTCTTCTGCAACGTCGACGAAGACGCCGTGATCACGGCCAAGGACGTGAGCTCGATCTACGAGGTCCCGCTCGCCTTCGCCAAGGAGAACCTCGACGAGAAGATCGCCCAGGTCCTCAACATGTGGACCGGACGCCCGGACCTGCGCCACTGGGAGCGCCTCTTCAACGTGCAGCAGAACCCGGAGCGGCAGATCCGCATCGCGATGGTCGGCAAGTACGTCGACCTGACCGAGAGCTACAAGTCGCTCAACGAAGCGCTCTACCACGGCGGCTTCGCCTGCGGCAACGAGGTCGTGATCGAGTACGTCGACTCGGAGAAGCTCGAGGACACGGCCGAGCTCGCCGGCTACGACGGCATCTGCGTCCCCCACGGCTTCGGCTCGCGGGGAATCGAGGGCAAGATCCGCGCGATCCAGTACGTCCGCGAGAACGAGATCCCGTTCCTCGGGATCTGCCTCGGGATGCAGATGGCCTGCATCGAGTTCGGTCGCAACGTCGTCGGCCTCGAAGGGGCGAACTCCTCGGAGATGGTCGAGGACTCGCCGCACCCGGTGATCGACATCCTGCCCGAGCAGAAGGAGGTCGAGGACCTCGGCGGGACGATGCGACTCGGCGCCTACCCCTGCGTCCTCCAGCCCGGCTCGAAGGCCGCGGAGGCCTACGGTCGGCTCCAGATCAGCGAGCGCCACCGCCATCGCTGGGAGTTCAACGAGGACTACAAGGACCGGTTCCAGGCCGCCGGCATGCTCTTTTCGGGCTCGTCCCCGGACGGCCGACTGGTCGAGGTGATCGAGATCCCGAGCCACCCCTTCTTCGTGGCGTCGCAGTTCCACCCCGAGTTCAAGAGCAAGCCCTTCGACCCGCACCCGCTCTTCGAAGCCTTCGTCCGCGCCGCCAGCAAGCGGGCCACGGACCCCCCGAAGCCGCCGGCCGACCAGCCGGAATAG
- a CDS encoding NUDIX domain-containing protein, producing the protein MYFASDPTELGLSVSAMVWREGELLLMRRSDNGFWGLPGGFVEIGESVAEAACREVAEETGWKVEVGGLIGVYSDPGTNVVDYSFKKSGPRKGADPDGGERRVQIVNLCFHAEAVEAGEMTTPEETLEMGFFAADALPQPFVPIHAIRIEDGLARRAAAAIR; encoded by the coding sequence ATGTATTTCGCGTCCGATCCGACGGAGCTGGGTCTCTCCGTTTCGGCGATGGTCTGGCGCGAGGGTGAACTGTTGTTGATGCGCCGATCCGACAACGGCTTCTGGGGCCTGCCCGGGGGCTTCGTCGAGATCGGCGAGTCGGTCGCGGAGGCGGCGTGCCGTGAGGTCGCCGAAGAGACCGGGTGGAAGGTCGAGGTCGGCGGGTTGATCGGGGTCTACTCGGATCCCGGAACCAACGTCGTGGACTATTCCTTCAAGAAGAGCGGCCCGAGAAAGGGTGCCGACCCCGACGGTGGGGAGCGGCGCGTGCAGATCGTGAACCTCTGCTTTCACGCGGAGGCGGTCGAAGCGGGCGAGATGACGACGCCCGAAGAGACGCTGGAGATGGGATTCTTCGCGGCGGACGCGCTGCCGCAGCCGTTCGTGCCGATCCACGCGATCCGGATCGAGGACGGACTGGCCAGGCGCGCCGCGGCCGCGATTCGATAG